A single genomic interval of Daucus carota subsp. sativus chromosome 1, DH1 v3.0, whole genome shotgun sequence harbors:
- the LOC108204918 gene encoding glucose-6-phosphate 1-dehydrogenase, cytoplasmic isoform isoform X1, translating into MKSAVCDMVHKISDKWCLEKRAPVVKGSEAEAEPVVNDPVVKESDPVVSEAGCLSIVVLGASGDLAKKKTFPALFNLYRQGFLQSHEVYIFGYARTKISDDDLRDRIRGYLTPSKNAAEGHAEDVSKFLQLIKYVCGAYDAAEGFQSLDKEISEHEISRKSIEGSSRRLFYLALPPSVYPPVCKMIRTYCMNKSDLGGWTRIVVEKPFGRDLESAEHLSNQIGELFEEPQIYRIDHYLGKELVQNLLVLRFANRFFLPSWNRDNISSVQIVFREDFGTEGRGGYFDQYGIIRDIIQNHLLQVFCLVAMEKPISLKPEHIRDEKVKVLQSVAQPKDEEVVLGQYEGYLDDPTVPDGSNTPTFATMVLRIHNERWEGVPFVLKAGKALESRKAEIRIQFKEVPGDIFKCQKQGRNEFVIRLQPSEAMYMKLTVKQPGLEMSTAQSELDLSYGQRYQDVTIPEAYERLILDTIRGDQQHFVRRDELKAAWEIFTPLLHRIDKGELKSVPYKPGSRGPEEADELLKKVGYVQTHGYVWIPPTL; encoded by the exons ATGAAATCGGCAGTGTGTGACATGGTTCACAAGATATCGGACAAATGGTGCTTAGAGAAACGAGCCCCTGTGGTTAAAGGGAGTGAAGCAGAAGCAGAGCCTGTTGTGAATGACCCAGTTGTGAAAGAAAGTGACCCAGTTGTGTCGGAAGCTGGGTGCTTATCGATTGTGGTGCTGGGAGCTTCTGGTGATCTCGCCAAGAAGAAGACGTTCCCTGCTCTCTTCAATCTCTATCGCCAG GGGTTCTTGCAGTCTCATGAAGTTTACATCTTTGGGTATGCCAGGACCAAGATTTCAGATGATGATCTCAGAGACCGTATTCGTGG GTATCTTACTCCGAGCAAGAACGCTGCAGAGGGGCACGCAGAAGATGTATCGAAGTTTCTGCAACTG ATCAAATACGTCTGTGGTGCTTATGATGCGGCAGAGGGTTTTCAGAGTTTGGATAAGGAGATATCTGAGCATGAAATATCCAGAAAGAGTATTGAAGGATCGTCCCGGAGACTGTTCTACCTCGCCCTTCCTCCTTCAGTGTATCCTCCTGTCTGCAAGATGATTAGGACTTACTGCATGAATAAAT CTGATCTCGGTGGATGGACTCGTATCGTTGTTGAGAAGCCCTTTGGTAGGGACTTGGAGTCAGCCGAGCATCTCAGTAACCAGATAGGAGAATTGTTTGAGGAGCCACAGATATATCGTATTGATCATTATTTGGGGAAAGAGTTGGTGCAGAACTTG TTGGTACTTCGTTTTGCTAATCGTTTTTTCCTGCCTTCATGGAATCGCGACAACATCAGTAGCGTACAG ATTGTGTTTCGAGAGGATTTCGGAACTGAAGGGCGTGGCGGATATTTTGATCAGTATGG AATCATCCGGGATATTATCCAAAATCATCTCTTGCAG GTTTTTTGCCTCGTTGCTATGGAGAAACCTATTTCTCTTAAACCTGAGCACATTCGAGATGAGAAAGTGAAG GTTCTTCAATCTGTAGCTCAACCTAAAGATGAAGAGGTTGTGCTCGGACAATATGAAGGTTACTTGGATGATCCCACAGTGCCTGATGGCTCTAACACTCCCACTTTTGCAACCATGGTACTGCGTATACACAACGAAAGATGGGAAG GTGTTCCTTTCGTACTCAAGGCTGGAAAAGCGTTGGAGTCTAGAAAGGCAGAAATTCGTATCCAATTTAAGGAAGTTCCCGGTGATATATTTAAAT GTCAAAAGCAAGGGAGGAATGAATTTGTGATACGTTTACAACCTTCAGAGGCCATGTATATGAAGCTTACA GTCAAGCAGCCTGGACTTGAGATGTCGACTGCTCAGAGTGAGTTAGACTTGTCATATGGGCAGCGTTATCAGGATGTAACCATACCGGAGGCTTATGAACGGCTTATTCTTGACAC CATAAGGGGTGATCAACAGCATTTTGTTCGCAGAGATGAGTTGAAG GCAGCCTGGGAGATCTTCACCCCTCTTCTTCACAGAATAGATAAAGGTGAACTTAAATCAGTTCCATATAAACCTGGCAGCCGAGGTCCAGAGGAAGCCGACGAGTTGCTGAAAAAGGTTGGTTATGTTCAAACACATGGCTATGTATGGATCCCTCCAACCCTATGA
- the LOC108204918 gene encoding glucose-6-phosphate 1-dehydrogenase, cytoplasmic isoform isoform X2: MIRTYCMNKSDLGGWTRIVVEKPFGRDLESAEHLSNQIGELFEEPQIYRIDHYLGKELVQNLLVLRFANRFFLPSWNRDNISSVQIVFREDFGTEGRGGYFDQYGIIRDIIQNHLLQVFCLVAMEKPISLKPEHIRDEKVKVLQSVAQPKDEEVVLGQYEGYLDDPTVPDGSNTPTFATMVLRIHNERWEGVPFVLKAGKALESRKAEIRIQFKEVPGDIFKCQKQGRNEFVIRLQPSEAMYMKLTVKQPGLEMSTAQSELDLSYGQRYQDVTIPEAYERLILDTIRGDQQHFVRRDELKAAWEIFTPLLHRIDKGELKSVPYKPGSRGPEEADELLKKVGYVQTHGYVWIPPTL, from the exons ATGATTAGGACTTACTGCATGAATAAAT CTGATCTCGGTGGATGGACTCGTATCGTTGTTGAGAAGCCCTTTGGTAGGGACTTGGAGTCAGCCGAGCATCTCAGTAACCAGATAGGAGAATTGTTTGAGGAGCCACAGATATATCGTATTGATCATTATTTGGGGAAAGAGTTGGTGCAGAACTTG TTGGTACTTCGTTTTGCTAATCGTTTTTTCCTGCCTTCATGGAATCGCGACAACATCAGTAGCGTACAG ATTGTGTTTCGAGAGGATTTCGGAACTGAAGGGCGTGGCGGATATTTTGATCAGTATGG AATCATCCGGGATATTATCCAAAATCATCTCTTGCAG GTTTTTTGCCTCGTTGCTATGGAGAAACCTATTTCTCTTAAACCTGAGCACATTCGAGATGAGAAAGTGAAG GTTCTTCAATCTGTAGCTCAACCTAAAGATGAAGAGGTTGTGCTCGGACAATATGAAGGTTACTTGGATGATCCCACAGTGCCTGATGGCTCTAACACTCCCACTTTTGCAACCATGGTACTGCGTATACACAACGAAAGATGGGAAG GTGTTCCTTTCGTACTCAAGGCTGGAAAAGCGTTGGAGTCTAGAAAGGCAGAAATTCGTATCCAATTTAAGGAAGTTCCCGGTGATATATTTAAAT GTCAAAAGCAAGGGAGGAATGAATTTGTGATACGTTTACAACCTTCAGAGGCCATGTATATGAAGCTTACA GTCAAGCAGCCTGGACTTGAGATGTCGACTGCTCAGAGTGAGTTAGACTTGTCATATGGGCAGCGTTATCAGGATGTAACCATACCGGAGGCTTATGAACGGCTTATTCTTGACAC CATAAGGGGTGATCAACAGCATTTTGTTCGCAGAGATGAGTTGAAG GCAGCCTGGGAGATCTTCACCCCTCTTCTTCACAGAATAGATAAAGGTGAACTTAAATCAGTTCCATATAAACCTGGCAGCCGAGGTCCAGAGGAAGCCGACGAGTTGCTGAAAAAGGTTGGTTATGTTCAAACACATGGCTATGTATGGATCCCTCCAACCCTATGA
- the LOC108194966 gene encoding uncharacterized protein LOC108194966, whose translation MAGQSPEKMEGSMFSPRFRSAAEMAGWDEETLLLVVEDTPDRQIKHKRRTDLQFKTPPLSNSRRKRRVQRRSPASIPATVLDLDVVDECPQKGSEKKKKEKEKSPSSCKKKEDSAAILCMDKLREELSCAICLDICFEPSTTPCGHSFCKKCLRSAADKCGKRCPKCRQLISNGRSCTVNTVLWNTIQLLFPKEVEARKLSGSVDSQEPKGKSLATRNRNQSVCPSNDDLGTELESSARRRSNQNLRNRGIRPSGILTRRVNEDARNRVQRRELLAVQDEDAALAVRLQREEYMEAFRPSDERQPPPPPQQRNSSTHLARANLRAIASRAMNMRVRGRQN comes from the exons atGGCTGGACAAAGCCCTGAAAAGATGGAGGGGAGTATGTTTAGCCCAAGGTTCAGGTCCGCGGCCGAAATGGCAGGCTGGGATGAGGAAACTCTTCTTTTAGTTGTTGAAGACACCCCCGACCGACAAATCAAACATAAGAGACGCACTGATTTGCAGTTCAAGACCCCTCCTCTTTCCAACTCCAGAAG AAAACGCAGGGTTCAAAGGAGGAGTCCGGCTTCTATACCTGCGACGGTTCTTGATCTTGATGTTGTTGATGAATGTCCTCAGAAGG GGagtgaaaagaagaaaaaggaaaagGAGAAAAGCCCGAGTTCGTGCAAGAAAAAAGAAGACTCTGCAGCAATTCTGTGTATGGATAAACTCCGTGAAGAACTTTCATGTGCT ATCTGTCTAGATATATGCTTTGAACCTAGTACAACTCCATGTGGACACAG TTTTTGCAAGAAATGTCTGCGGTCTGCTGCTGACAAGTGTGGGAAGAGGTGTCCCAAGTGCAGGCAGCTTATCAg TAATGGGAGATCTTGCACTGTCAACACTGTTCTTTGGAACACTATTCAGCTCTTGTTTCCAAAAGAAGTTGAAGCAAGGAAATTATCTGGAAGTGTAGACAGTCAAGAACCCAAGGGCAAAAGCTTGGCAACACGCAACAGAAACCAGAGTGTCTGCCCCTCGAATGATGATTTAGGGACAGAGCTTGAGAGCTCAGCAAGGAGGCGAAGTAATCAAAATTTGAGGAATAGGGGTATACGGCCTTCTGGGATATTGACAAGAAGGGTAAATGAAGATGCTAGAAATAGGGTGCAGAGAAGAGAGCTTTTGGCTGTTCAGGATGAGGATGCTGCGTTGGCAGTAAGACTGCAGAGAGAGGAGTATATGGAGGCTTTTAGGCCATCTGATGAACgacaaccaccaccaccaccacaacAAAGAAACTCTTCCACTCATTTGGCTAGAGCTAACTTGAGAGCTATAGCATCAAGAGCCATGAACATGCGTGTTAGAGGGCGCCAGAACTAA